Proteins encoded within one genomic window of Desulfomonilaceae bacterium:
- a CDS encoding thiamine pyrophosphate-dependent enzyme → MKTPAKILAAQVSRIEESGRFYPRSEALPTWCPGCGYFGIHQGIVDCISSLGLPLHEIVTVSGIGCAGRYPFFSKTYGLHTVHGRTLPAATGIKLAKPGLTVFAIGGDGDGLAIGGGHLPHIARRNIDVNYVLFDNSIYGLTKGQPSPTSPLGSKTKASPYGTVDQPLNATLMALTYGASFVARLFAGDPKGITDALIQGVQNPGFSVFHVYTSCVTFDKTFKTWTNLKKWVHPLPAGYDPTDIHVAFDQVLKDDFSMGIIYRRKN, encoded by the coding sequence GAAGCTCTACCTACATGGTGCCCAGGTTGCGGCTACTTCGGAATCCATCAGGGTATAGTCGACTGTATATCCAGTTTGGGCTTGCCTCTACACGAGATCGTGACTGTTTCCGGAATAGGCTGCGCAGGCCGCTATCCTTTCTTTTCAAAGACTTATGGGCTCCACACTGTTCATGGCAGAACTCTCCCTGCCGCAACCGGCATAAAGCTGGCGAAACCAGGACTGACAGTTTTCGCAATCGGAGGCGATGGAGATGGCTTAGCTATAGGAGGCGGGCATTTGCCACATATCGCCAGAAGGAATATAGACGTAAATTATGTTCTTTTTGATAATTCCATATACGGGCTGACCAAAGGACAACCCTCCCCCACTTCGCCTTTAGGCTCCAAGACCAAAGCCAGTCCATATGGAACGGTGGACCAACCTTTGAACGCAACCCTTATGGCTCTGACCTATGGGGCCTCTTTTGTAGCGCGTCTGTTCGCAGGCGATCCTAAGGGCATTACAGACGCCCTCATTCAAGGGGTACAGAACCCAGGCTTTTCAGTTTTTCACGTTTACACTAGTTGCGTTACCTTTGATAAAACCTTCAAGACCTGGACAAATCTCAAGAAATGGGTTCATCCTTTACCTGCCGGCTATGATCCTACGGATATTCACGTCGCGTTTGATCAAGTTTTGAAGGACGACTTTAGTATGGGAATCATTTACAGAAGAAAAAATTAA